The following coding sequences are from one Chelonoidis abingdonii isolate Lonesome George chromosome 4, CheloAbing_2.0, whole genome shotgun sequence window:
- the BDNF gene encoding neurotrophic factor BDNF precursor form isoform X1, whose amino-acid sequence MFHQVRRVMTIFFLTMVISYFSCMKAAPMKEASVRGLGSLAYPGLRTHGTLESLSGPNTGSRGLTSLADTFEHVIEELLDEEQDVQPSEENKDADLYTSRVMLSSQVPLEPPLLFLLEEYKNYLDAANMSMRVRRHSDPARRGELSVCDSTSEWVTAAEKKTAVDMSGATVTVLEKVPVPKGQLKQYFYETKCNPKGYTKEGCRGIDKRHWNSQCRTTQSYVRALTMDNKKRVGWRFIRIDTSCVCTLTIKRGR is encoded by the coding sequence TTCCACCAAGTAAGAAGAGTGATGACCATCTTTTTCCTTACTATGGTTATTTCATACTTCAGTTGCATGAAAGCTGCCCCTATGAAAGAAGCAAGTGTCAGAGGACTAGGCAGCTTGGCTTACCCAGGTCTTCGGACCCATGGGACTCTGGAGAGCCTAAGTGGGCCCAACACTGGTTCAAGAGGACTGACATCACTGGCAGACACTTTTGAACATGTCATAGAGGAGCTTCTAGATGAGGAACAGGACGTCCAGCCCAGTGAGGAAAACAAGGATGCCGACTTGTACACATCTCGGGTTATGCTAAGCAGTCAAGTGCCTTTGGAGCCCCCATTGCTCTTTCTGCTTGAGGAGTACAAAAATTACTTGGATGCTGCAAATATGTCCATGAGGGTCCGGCGCCATTCTGACCCTGCTCGCCGAGGGGAGCTGAGCGTGTGTGACAGTACTAGTGAGTGggtaacagcagcagagaaaaagacTGCAGTGGACATGTCTGGTGCAACGGTTACGGTCCTGGAAAAAGTCCCAGTACCCAAAGGCCAACTGAAGCAATACTTCTATGAGACCAAATGCAATCCCAAAGGTTACACAAAAGAGGGTTGCAGGGGCATAGACAAGAGGCACTGGAATTCCCAGTGCCGAACTACCCAGTCTTATGTGCGAGCTCTCACCATGGATAACAAAAAGAGAGTTGGCTGGCGGTTTATAAGAATAGACACTTCCTGTGTATGTACATTGACCATTAAAAGGGGAAGATAG
- the BDNF gene encoding neurotrophic factor BDNF precursor form isoform X2 codes for MTIFFLTMVISYFSCMKAAPMKEASVRGLGSLAYPGLRTHGTLESLSGPNTGSRGLTSLADTFEHVIEELLDEEQDVQPSEENKDADLYTSRVMLSSQVPLEPPLLFLLEEYKNYLDAANMSMRVRRHSDPARRGELSVCDSTSEWVTAAEKKTAVDMSGATVTVLEKVPVPKGQLKQYFYETKCNPKGYTKEGCRGIDKRHWNSQCRTTQSYVRALTMDNKKRVGWRFIRIDTSCVCTLTIKRGR; via the coding sequence ATGACCATCTTTTTCCTTACTATGGTTATTTCATACTTCAGTTGCATGAAAGCTGCCCCTATGAAAGAAGCAAGTGTCAGAGGACTAGGCAGCTTGGCTTACCCAGGTCTTCGGACCCATGGGACTCTGGAGAGCCTAAGTGGGCCCAACACTGGTTCAAGAGGACTGACATCACTGGCAGACACTTTTGAACATGTCATAGAGGAGCTTCTAGATGAGGAACAGGACGTCCAGCCCAGTGAGGAAAACAAGGATGCCGACTTGTACACATCTCGGGTTATGCTAAGCAGTCAAGTGCCTTTGGAGCCCCCATTGCTCTTTCTGCTTGAGGAGTACAAAAATTACTTGGATGCTGCAAATATGTCCATGAGGGTCCGGCGCCATTCTGACCCTGCTCGCCGAGGGGAGCTGAGCGTGTGTGACAGTACTAGTGAGTGggtaacagcagcagagaaaaagacTGCAGTGGACATGTCTGGTGCAACGGTTACGGTCCTGGAAAAAGTCCCAGTACCCAAAGGCCAACTGAAGCAATACTTCTATGAGACCAAATGCAATCCCAAAGGTTACACAAAAGAGGGTTGCAGGGGCATAGACAAGAGGCACTGGAATTCCCAGTGCCGAACTACCCAGTCTTATGTGCGAGCTCTCACCATGGATAACAAAAAGAGAGTTGGCTGGCGGTTTATAAGAATAGACACTTCCTGTGTATGTACATTGACCATTAAAAGGGGAAGATAG